The following DNA comes from Mucilaginibacter jinjuensis.
AATCAAAAATTAGAGCCTAAGTTATTCTATAAATTAAGCCAGCCTATTTTCTTATTCGATATAGACTGGAAGATGAAAACGCTATATGCGCTAAGCCATCAAGTCCAGGGCAGTAATTTAATTGTGATAAAGTTGCCATGAGAAAATTTCCTTCACAATTAATTCTGTTGATATTCTGGTCATTGGCATGTGCCTGTAGAAATGGCAGTGGACAACAGAATAAAACGGAAAATATTTCCGGCGACATTTACCGGAAAATTCTAAAAATTTGTCCGTCTGAAAATCAGGAAGAACTCTTAGTCTATTATTTTGACGGAGACTGTTCCATGTGTTTGGCAAAAGCTAGCTATGTTGAAAAATATGCGCAAACCCATCATTTAAGGCCGATACTTATCGCTAAAACACTTAATCCTACAGGATTCCGTTTAAATTTGAGTAAGCTGAACGTCCGGGCCTGTGTTCGTGTTGAGGAGAACCGGGAATTTGAAAATAAGGTAGACTTTATGAAGGTAACAAAAATAAGCACCGACTTGCATGTCGAAAATTTTGACAAGGAAATCGAGGGCGATAAGTGAGAAAAATTTCAGCTATGAAAAATACATATCAGTTCATTATACTTTTCTACATATCGTTTTGCTTTGCAGTTGCTGCATCTGCGCAAAACTTGCCTAAAGTACAGACTCAAAGTGTCTTATTACCTAAATCGTTCAGAATTGATGGTATTGTTTCAGAATGGGATAATAAATTTCAATGTTATAACAAAAATGTAGCCCTGTACTGTACAGTTGCGAACGACCAGGAACACCTTTATTTAGCGGTCCGGGCAATAGATCCAATCATTATAAAAAAGATGATTGCAGGAGGGATACAATTTACCGTATGCAAATCTGGTGAACGGAGCGAAGAAAATCCGTTTACAGTTACCTATCCGTCAATTGCATTTCAGCCCCAGTCTAATCTTTACCGCGGTATAAATGATTTCAAAAAAAGCAATAGGAAAGATTCGCTTATTAGGGACCTCAATAAGACGTTAATAAGTGCTAATAAAGTAATTAGGCTAAAAGGAGGGGAAGCAACCGCCGACTCTGTTTCAATTTATAATAAATTGGGTATTAAAACAGCTGCGCACTTCGATGACAACCTTTCTTTTACATGCGAAATACTTCTTCCCCTAAAATTGGTTGGTATAAAAGCTTTGAAGTCACCGATAGCTTATAATATCATGCTCAGGGGAAGCTCCGTCATTAAATCTTTTACAGTCGGTAAAGTAACTGTTACCGATGTACCTATCGGTATGAGTGATGATGCTACATTTAGTGTACTAAATTTTCCTACAGACTTTTGGAGCAGGTGCACTTTGACCGATTATTAAAAGTATAATAGTGATCAGTCCGTATTATTTAATCATCTCACTCGTCTTGATATTTTGGACACTTAGTGCCTCAGCGCAGGAGAATGGCAAAAAACACCCCGAACAGCCGCACGAAGTTTCAGGTGTAATTCTTGACAGTGTCGGTGCCCCTTTGGCGGGAGCAAATGTTTGGTTGAAATCTTCAAGCGATTCAGTAAAGATGAAAACAAACGATGACGGCATATTTGTATTTGAAAAAATACAGCATAGTATTTTTACGGTCCAGGCCTCTTATACGGGTTATAAAACAGGAATCTCGAAGTACTTTTTCAGCCCTGATACCCATATCATTGTATTAAATCCAATAATACTTTCGCAGCAAGCGTTCGAATTGAAAGATGTGACTATTAATGGTACACCCAGCATAAAATATAAAAAAGATACCGTTGAATACCGGGCAAGTGACTATAAAGTAAAAGCTTTTGATAACGTTTCTGAGCTATTAAAGCAAATGGAAGGCATGGAGGTAGGTGCTAATGGGAAACTATTTTATCATGGGGAGGCCGTTAAAACAGCGAAACTCAATGGTAAGGAATTCGCAGGGGGGGATGTGAGAAATGTCCTTGAAAATCTTCCGGCTGAAATTGTAGACAAAATCCAGATTGTTGACGACTTTGGAGAGCTGGCGGCTAAAACAGGTATTAAGGAAAAGGCCTCAAATAAGATATTAAATGTTACCACTCAGGCGGATAAATCGATTGCCAACATTGGCCTTTTAAAGACACAAACAGGGACGCAAGGAAGACTTAACGATGAAGCTTCTTTCGAAAATATCAACGGCAACCGCGTGTTAGCTGTCAGTGGAAATTTTAAGAAAACTGTAGCCGGCATTAGTGCGAGCAATGCCTTGCCGACTGAACCGGCGACCCCCGATTATGTAGATATCTCCAGGCCCGGGAAAACGACTATTGCGTCGCCGGCAGTCAGTTATACTAATGACTCAGGGAAAGGCATTTCATTTGTCTCCAGTTATAATTTCGGATACGAGAGAAATTTGCTCGATGAAGAAACTACAAGCCAGATGTACTCTACTTCCGGGTCTACCTTGTCAACTGCAGGTAGTGTTTCTGACGAAAATAACAAATTTCATCAAGCACATGCTAAACTCAATTATGAGATTTCCAAATATAACTTCGTGCAGGTATTAGCTGATTTTTTGCATTCTGATCATAGTCAAAATTTAAAAACTCAGGGCGAATATTTAAACGACTTTGTATCGGGTCGGCAACACTTCAGCAACATGATCCAGGATCTTACCCAAGATGGAAAAAGCGATTTTAAAATTAGTGGCCTCTATATCCGTTCGTTCCCTAAGCCGCGAAGATTTTTTTCAATACAACTTAATATTAATCCTACAGCGCAACATCTTAGAGATAATAAACTCGCAAATTATCGTTATTTTGCAGATTCTTTATTGGCGCATGGCTTTGTAGATTCCGCATCACATCTAATATCGAAAAAGTCTGTTAATGCCAAAACTGCCCAGTTAACGTTAATGTATGCGGAGCCTGTTTCAACCAATGCCCTTGTAGAGGTTTATTCCTATTTCAGAAGAACGGCCTATTCAACATCCGCTAAAACCGATACCATCTATCAGGACGGCAGAACCGAGGAACTATTGCGTTTAAGAAATAATTTTGACTATGATTTTACGGAAAGCAAATTATCGGTAGATTATCACTATATGAGTGCTAAAACTGAGTTAGTCCTCGGAGCCGCACCGTACATAGCGAATATTAAAACGCAAGGTGGTATTTCTGGCTATTCAGGAAATACCAATTCTACATTTTCTCTGCTACCTGTTTTTAGTCTTTCGGTCAATTGGTCTAAGATGGAGAGATTGGACTTGAGGTATAATGAAAGTACTAGAGAACCTACCGCCACTCAAATTCAGCCGTATCGGGATATTACAGATCCTAACAATATTATCGTCGGTAACCCGTCGATCAAAACAACCCTTATCCATACGTTGTCTGGGACTTATAATAGGTACTTCCCCAACGATCTGGTGAATTTTTCGGTAAATACACTGTTTCGGACCTTCCAACATGATATTACAACGAATCTAATCCAGGACAATGTTTTCGTTGCAGACGGGATTTCTAAGACGACGAACGAAATCACCTACTTAAATACAGAAGGAAATCAAAACGTGGAGACGCGATTGTCTGTATCAAAACAGTTGCGCGGCAGAGAGATTAAGCTGGAAATTGATGGTGATGTATCCTATTTTTACAGGCACGCTTATAGTAACTCAATCGAATATAATTCGACCCAGTGGCATTTTAGTAACAAATTCGGCCCGCGCTTTAGTTTTGGAGAAACAGCCGGCGTCAATCCCTATATTGAATATACCATGGACCGATCGTTCACGAACACCGCAAATGCCCTGGTGTCGACGACACACAACTTTATGGCTGCTGTAAGCGGGTATTGTGGACTTCCATTGGGCTTGCAATTACATAGCAGCGCTGTGAAGAATTACCTGCGTGGTTTTGGGCAGTATAATACAAATCCTTTTGTGGTAAATGCGGGATTACAGCAGCGTGTATTAAAAAGACGGAACTTGATGCTGACATTTGATGTTTTTGATCTTTTCAACCAGAATAATTTTATTCAGCAAACGCTGACTCCGCAGAGTACAGTGTACACAAAGTCTAATACATCAAATCGATATTTACTTTTCGGGTTACAGTATAATTTTGAAAAGTGGGGCGGAACACCCACTCGTAACGGTGAAAAATTGAACAGGCGCGGGGATGGAAGTTTTATCAAATAAAATCAGTTGCTTAAACGCTTTCGAAATTATTTTTAATCGCTTTTGAGGTGACAGCAAACCAAAGTTCCGAAAGAATCGGCATCAGCTATTTCGCCTTTGTGGGGATAACAATCGGCATTATTAGCTTGTTAGCTACCCCGTTCGTAACGCCACGGATATTCCTGGACGAATTTTTTACGGGGCCGAGGCTTTGGTTTATTGCAGTCATTGGGTTTTCGTTATTTATCCTGTCCTTAAATCTGCTGACCGGCCGTAAGAGGAATTGGCTTATCTTTAATCCCGCAGACACGGCGCTGATCATTACAACCATTTATATTTTTTTATACAGAGTTTGTGTGTCATCAGAGGTCTTCAGCGTAAAAACAGTCACCTTCATTTGCCTCGTTTTAGAATATTTCATCGTAAAAGAATTGGCTAGGCGTTTCAATGCCAGGGAAACTAAGATTTTTGCAATTATAGTTTTTGCAGCTTTTTTGATAACGGCACTATTAAATTGTTTACATGCTTTGCTTCAGTTTGATGGCTTTTTGCCTTCCCATAACTCTTATTTTCCGGTAACAGGAAATTTTCCTAATCCTGCCCGTTTAGCTAATACAATTGTCGCCTTGTGCCCTGTGATTCTCAGTGGTGTTTTTTTGCCAGTTAAAAGTAATCTAAGCAGAATTGGATTTAGATTACTGATTTTTTTGTCCATTCTATTTTTGATTTTCATTCTTTTTCTAACCTATACAAGAGCAGCATGGTTGGCGTTTCTGGTAAGTCTTTTGTTCGTGCTAATACAAGGGAGTTTTCTGAAAGAGAGATTGAAACACCAAAGTTTCTTAATCACCATCGCCTTAGTGTTTCTTCTGATAGGTGTTTGTTTAATAAATCTAAAGCCGGAGTCATCGCTGGGTAGACTAACCATTTGGAAAATTGCATTAAATATTATTAAAGAGAGACCTTTAACGGGTATTGGTTACGGGGAATTCGAGAATAGGTATGACCTTTTTCAAGCCAGGTACTTTTTAAAAAATACCTCCGGTGCCGCAGAGGTAAAAAGGGCCGACATTATTAAATATCCATATAATATATTTCTACAGATTTGGTGTGAACAGGGTTTGATAGGCTTACTGCTTTTTTTATATTTTTGTTTTTATCTTGTGTTAGCCGCTTGGACTACGCGGCATAAAAACCAATATCAAAGATTTTTAAGCCGTGCCTCTGTTATCGGAGTCATTACAATTGTGGTATGCGGAATCTCTTCTTATCCATTTGATATATTACCGGTGATGGTTCTCTTCGCCTTATATGCGGGCATGGCAAGCGGGACGCTCAAATTGGAAAAGCCCGTATTCGGGTTCCCGGAAAAGAAAATTTTGATTGGTGCAGGCCTGTTCCTCTTTGGCTTTTATCTACTGCGATATGACTATATCGAATTCCGAAATGGTCGAAATTTAAAAGATACTATCGATAATAATTATCATTCACAATCACTGGAACAATTCTATCCCGCGTTCAAAAACGATCCTGAGTATCTGAATGCTTACGCGGAAGAGTTACTGTCTAAACGAAAATACGCGCAGTTAATTGCTAACGTAAAGATCATGGAGTTGCCACTTATATATCCTGAAACATGGCTCTGTCTTGCAAAGGGGTACGACGGCCTTCTACAACCGGATAATGCGGAATACTGTTTTAAGATCGCATCCGCTATCATTCCCGGCAGATTTTCGTTTAAATATGAGCTGGTTAACTTCTATTATGCTCACAGTATGTATCTTAAGGCCTATCGGTCATCCCAGGAATTATTAACGATGCCTGTTAAAATTGAATCAACAGACGTCACTGATATCAAGAACAAAACCAGAGCGATCATGATCCATTGCTATGAAAAACTAAGGATAAATAAGTAGGGGACGGCCCCCTGCCATCATCACGCTTAATCGGACCATACGCAGGTCACTACTGCTCCAGAACTCAGCTCAAATTGTTTTTTCTTATGGTCAACATCAAGATTAAACCGACGGGTTTCCGGGGTATCATTTAATATTATGATAACTTTTTGCCCAAGTGTATTTATAAAGGCAACGTTCGGCATTCCTTCGATTTCATCAGATTCAATTCTTACGGAATTCGGCGCTAAAAATTTAGAAGCATGTGCTACAATATAATATGACGGATTTCTTTGAATTTCATCGCCATTGATAGTTACCCCACCCAGGCAAATGTCGCAACCCGGGGCCGGGGTATGCGGACCATTGTTAATATCGGCTGCTAAGTTCCATTCCAGTACATTTTTACTCCAATTTCGCATAGCACCAATAATCAGATTTCTGATATGCCAACGCAGATTTCCGTCGAGCCCCGGATCATTACTGTTAATCCATTGTTCAGTAAAATATAAACTCTTACCCGGATATTTTTGATGAACGTAATCCATGGCATCGATGCTACCCGCATAGAGATGGAACGCCGTTCCGTCAACGTATTGACTACACGCCGGGTTGTCAAGGATCGATAAGGGGTAGTCCAACCTGTCAAGATTGTGATCATAAATAATAATCTTTGTCTTGATGGCATTCTTCTTAAATAATGGCCCCAGATATTGGCTGACAAAAAGCGCCTGCTGTTTAGCGCTCATGTACATACTCGGGTTATTGCCCGGATGCAACGGCTCATTTTGGATTGTAATCGCGTCAACGTTGATCCCATTTGATGACATTGCAGAAATATATTTTAAGAAATAATTTGCATATACCTGATAGTCTTCTTCTTTCAGCATTCCGCCCTTAAAACTTTTGTTTGTCTTCATCCATAATGGAGCGGACCAGGGGGAAGCCATGATTTTAAGCGATGGATTAATATGGATAATTTCTTTTAGAAGGGGTATAAGATCTTTTTGGTCTTCGGCTATGGAAAAATGTTGCAGCTTAAGATCGGTCGCATTGTCCGGAAGATCGTCGTAAGTAAACAGGTGATCGCTGAGATCTGACGAACCAATACTCACTCTTAAGTAACTGATTCCAATTCCGTTCTGTATATTCCCGAACAGTTCATTAATCAGTTCTCTTCTCGGGTTATCCCTCATTCTGTTAATGACAATCGCACTCCCGCCTGTGAGGGAAAACCCAAAGCCGTCAATGGTTTGAAAGCGATGCGATGAATTGACATGAATGGTCGGTAAATCTGCAACTGACGTAATGATTTGACTTATATCTTTTTGCTGAAAAACAATTGAATGGGCAGGATCGGTTAGCCAGGTGTCTGTTTGTTGTGCCAATATTGACGGCATATTAATCAGGATGCAAACTGCAACTAAAATCAATACTTT
Coding sequences within:
- a CDS encoding outer membrane beta-barrel protein, with the translated sequence MISPYYLIISLVLIFWTLSASAQENGKKHPEQPHEVSGVILDSVGAPLAGANVWLKSSSDSVKMKTNDDGIFVFEKIQHSIFTVQASYTGYKTGISKYFFSPDTHIIVLNPIILSQQAFELKDVTINGTPSIKYKKDTVEYRASDYKVKAFDNVSELLKQMEGMEVGANGKLFYHGEAVKTAKLNGKEFAGGDVRNVLENLPAEIVDKIQIVDDFGELAAKTGIKEKASNKILNVTTQADKSIANIGLLKTQTGTQGRLNDEASFENINGNRVLAVSGNFKKTVAGISASNALPTEPATPDYVDISRPGKTTIASPAVSYTNDSGKGISFVSSYNFGYERNLLDEETTSQMYSTSGSTLSTAGSVSDENNKFHQAHAKLNYEISKYNFVQVLADFLHSDHSQNLKTQGEYLNDFVSGRQHFSNMIQDLTQDGKSDFKISGLYIRSFPKPRRFFSIQLNINPTAQHLRDNKLANYRYFADSLLAHGFVDSASHLISKKSVNAKTAQLTLMYAEPVSTNALVEVYSYFRRTAYSTSAKTDTIYQDGRTEELLRLRNNFDYDFTESKLSVDYHYMSAKTELVLGAAPYIANIKTQGGISGYSGNTNSTFSLLPVFSLSVNWSKMERLDLRYNESTREPTATQIQPYRDITDPNNIIVGNPSIKTTLIHTLSGTYNRYFPNDLVNFSVNTLFRTFQHDITTNLIQDNVFVADGISKTTNEITYLNTEGNQNVETRLSVSKQLRGREIKLEIDGDVSYFYRHAYSNSIEYNSTQWHFSNKFGPRFSFGETAGVNPYIEYTMDRSFTNTANALVSTTHNFMAAVSGYCGLPLGLQLHSSAVKNYLRGFGQYNTNPFVVNAGLQQRVLKRRNLMLTFDVFDLFNQNNFIQQTLTPQSTVYTKSNTSNRYLLFGLQYNFEKWGGTPTRNGEKLNRRGDGSFIK
- a CDS encoding O-antigen ligase family protein yields the protein MTANQSSERIGISYFAFVGITIGIISLLATPFVTPRIFLDEFFTGPRLWFIAVIGFSLFILSLNLLTGRKRNWLIFNPADTALIITTIYIFLYRVCVSSEVFSVKTVTFICLVLEYFIVKELARRFNARETKIFAIIVFAAFLITALLNCLHALLQFDGFLPSHNSYFPVTGNFPNPARLANTIVALCPVILSGVFLPVKSNLSRIGFRLLIFLSILFLIFILFLTYTRAAWLAFLVSLLFVLIQGSFLKERLKHQSFLITIALVFLLIGVCLINLKPESSLGRLTIWKIALNIIKERPLTGIGYGEFENRYDLFQARYFLKNTSGAAEVKRADIIKYPYNIFLQIWCEQGLIGLLLFLYFCFYLVLAAWTTRHKNQYQRFLSRASVIGVITIVVCGISSYPFDILPVMVLFALYAGMASGTLKLEKPVFGFPEKKILIGAGLFLFGFYLLRYDYIEFRNGRNLKDTIDNNYHSQSLEQFYPAFKNDPEYLNAYAEELLSKRKYAQLIANVKIMELPLIYPETWLCLAKGYDGLLQPDNAEYCFKIASAIIPGRFSFKYELVNFYYAHSMYLKAYRSSQELLTMPVKIESTDVTDIKNKTRAIMIHCYEKLRINK
- a CDS encoding glycoside hydrolase family 30 protein; its protein translation is MNHHLIRQSPFKVLILVAVCILINMPSILAQQTDTWLTDPAHSIVFQQKDISQIITSVADLPTIHVNSSHRFQTIDGFGFSLTGGSAIVINRMRDNPRRELINELFGNIQNGIGISYLRVSIGSSDLSDHLFTYDDLPDNATDLKLQHFSIAEDQKDLIPLLKEIIHINPSLKIMASPWSAPLWMKTNKSFKGGMLKEEDYQVYANYFLKYISAMSSNGINVDAITIQNEPLHPGNNPSMYMSAKQQALFVSQYLGPLFKKNAIKTKIIIYDHNLDRLDYPLSILDNPACSQYVDGTAFHLYAGSIDAMDYVHQKYPGKSLYFTEQWINSNDPGLDGNLRWHIRNLIIGAMRNWSKNVLEWNLAADINNGPHTPAPGCDICLGGVTINGDEIQRNPSYYIVAHASKFLAPNSVRIESDEIEGMPNVAFINTLGQKVIIILNDTPETRRFNLDVDHKKKQFELSSGAVVTCVWSD